From one Acidobacteriota bacterium genomic stretch:
- a CDS encoding PQQ-dependent sugar dehydrogenase, whose protein sequence is MKQLAIAGLFVALAATGANAQINAGEQKPEASLPFNMVKVTELKLPWRIAFLPDGRMLITEKVGGMQLVTPTGEQTPVKNVPPVLYRGQGGQLGVFLSPHYAKDHSVYLTYSEPGEPGGSSLALAKAKLALTAGSASLEDLKVIWRDGERGQGGQFGAQIAFSPDGKYLFLTVGDRQRMTPAQDPNQPLGKILRLTLDGKPAKGNPMYGKKGTPTVPVIDPPSDTEAAKTAPVLRTYTFPGSKNLTPSETWSSGHRTPYGLAFAPDGRLWELEHGPKGGDELNLIEPGKNYGWPLVSYATNYNGVPIPSPDTRPDLTKPVIYWTPVIAPGNLVFYNGNMFPQWKGSALISGLATMSISRITFDGKGGATPAERWEVGHRIRDIEVGPDGALWLLEDSRTGGLYRVTPK, encoded by the coding sequence ATGAAACAGTTAGCCATCGCGGGGCTATTCGTGGCTCTTGCGGCGACCGGGGCAAATGCGCAGATCAACGCAGGTGAGCAGAAGCCCGAGGCCAGCCTGCCCTTCAACATGGTCAAGGTCACTGAGCTCAAGCTGCCCTGGCGCATCGCCTTTCTGCCCGACGGCCGCATGCTGATCACCGAGAAGGTTGGCGGCATGCAGCTCGTCACTCCGACGGGCGAGCAGACGCCCGTCAAGAATGTCCCACCTGTCCTCTATCGCGGACAGGGCGGGCAGCTCGGCGTCTTCCTCTCGCCGCACTATGCGAAGGACCATAGCGTCTACCTCACCTACTCGGAGCCTGGCGAGCCTGGCGGGTCGAGCCTCGCGCTGGCCAAGGCGAAGCTCGCGCTCACCGCCGGCTCGGCCAGCCTCGAAGACCTCAAGGTCATCTGGCGCGACGGCGAGCGCGGCCAGGGCGGACAGTTCGGCGCGCAGATCGCGTTCTCGCCCGACGGCAAGTATCTCTTCCTCACCGTCGGCGACCGTCAGCGCATGACGCCCGCGCAGGATCCCAACCAGCCGCTCGGCAAGATTCTTCGCCTCACGCTCGACGGCAAGCCTGCCAAGGGCAACCCGATGTACGGCAAGAAGGGCACGCCCACTGTACCCGTCATCGATCCGCCATCTGACACCGAGGCCGCCAAGACCGCGCCTGTGCTGCGCACCTACACCTTCCCCGGCAGCAAGAACCTGACGCCGTCCGAGACGTGGTCGAGCGGCCACCGCACACCTTACGGTCTCGCCTTCGCACCCGACGGCCGCCTGTGGGAGCTGGAGCATGGGCCGAAGGGCGGCGACGAGCTGAACCTGATCGAGCCGGGCAAGAACTACGGCTGGCCGCTGGTCTCCTACGCCACCAACTACAACGGCGTGCCGATCCCCAGCCCCGACACACGGCCCGATCTTACGAAGCCCGTCATCTACTGGACTCCGGTCATCGCGCCGGGCAACCTGGTCTTCTACAACGGCAACATGTTCCCGCAGTGGAAGGGCTCGGCGCTCATCAGCGGCCTTGCCACCATGTCGATCAGCCGCATCACCTTCGATGGCAAGGGCGGAGCGACCCCGGCGGAGCGCTGGGAGGTCGGCCATCGCATCCGCGATATCGAGGTCGGCCCCGACGGCGCGCTGTGGCTGCTCGAGGACTCCAGAACCGGCGGACTCTACCGTGTGACACCGAAGTAA